A part of Camelus bactrianus isolate YW-2024 breed Bactrian camel chromosome 7, ASM4877302v1, whole genome shotgun sequence genomic DNA contains:
- the WDR91 gene encoding WD repeat-containing protein 91 isoform X1, which yields MAEAVERTDELVREYLLFRGFTHTLRQLDAEIKADKEKGFRVDKIVDQLQQLMQVYDLAALRDYWSYLERRLFSRLEDMYRPTINKLKTSLFRFYLVYTIQTNRNDKAQEFFVKQATELQNQAEWKDWFVLPFLPSPDTNPTFATYFSRQWADTFIVSLHNFLSVLFQCMPVPVILNFDAECQRTNQVQEENEVLRQKLFALQAEIHRLKKEEQQPEEEEALVQHKLPPYVSNMDRLGDSELAMVCSQRNASLSQSPRVGFLSSLLPQSKKSPSRLSPAQGPPQAQSSAKKESFGSQTAKGREPASAPKDGKNLFSGLATGESSWSQHRQRRLQDHGKERKELLSMTLQCAEKKPEAGGLEAEPCPELHVEALETLTRAPTAGPEGGGVRPEQPFIVLGQEEYGEHHSSIMHCRVDCSGRRVASLDVDGVIKVWSFNPIMQTKASSISKSPLLSLEWATKRDRLLLLGSGVGTVRLYDTEAKKNLCEININEDMPRILSLACSPSGASFVCSAAAPSLAAQVDLSAPDISSKGANYVPGRLLLWDTKAMKQQLQFSLDPEPIAINCTAFNHNGNLLVTGAADGVIRLFDMQQHECAMSWKAHCGEVCSVEFSYDENAVYSIGEDGKFIQWNIHKSGLKVSEYSLPADATGPFVLSGYSGYKQVQVPRGRLFAFDSEGNYMLTCSATGGVIYKLCGDEKVLESCLSLGGHRAPVVTVDWSTAMDCGTCLTASMDGKIKLTTLLAHKL from the exons ATGGCGGAGGCGGTGGAGCGCACAGATGAGCTGGTCCGCGAGTATCTGCTCTTCCGCGGCTTCACGCACACATTGCGGCAGCTGGACGCCGAGATCAAGGCAGACAAGGAGAAGGGGTTCCGG GTGGACAAGATTGTGGACCAGCTGCAGCAGTTGATGCAGGTGTATGACTTGGCTGCCCTTCGGGATTATTGGAGCTACCTGGAGCGTCGGCTCTTCAGCCGCTTGGAGGATATGTATAGACCCACCATCAACAAGCTGAAAACCAGCCTGTTCCGCTTTTATCTCGTCTACACAATCCAG ACAAACAGAAATGACAAGGCTCAGGAGTTCTTTGTGAAGCAGGCCACAGAGCTCCAGAACCAGGCCGAGTGGAAGGATTGGTTTGTCCTGCCCTTCCTGCCGTCCCCAGACACCAACCCCACCTTTGCCACCTACTTTTCTCGCCAGTGGGCCGACACCTTCATCGTGTCCCTGCACAACTTCCTGAGCGTCCTGTTTCAGTGCATG CCAGTTCCCGTGATACTGAACTTTGATGCGGAATGCCAGAGGACCAACCAGgttcaagaagaaaatgaagttctGCGCCAGAAG CTGTTCGCACTGCAAGCCGAAATCCACCGACTGAAGAAAGAAGAGCAACAgccagaagaggaggaggccttGGTCCAACACAAATTGCCCCCTTATGTCTCCAACATGGACCGCCTGGGGGACTCAGAACT GGCCATGGTGTGCAGCCAGAGGAACGCGTCTCTCTCCCAGTCACCGCGCGTGGGCTTCCTGTCCTCGCTGCTGCCTCAGAGTAAGAAGAGCCCCTCGAGGTTGTCGCCTGCCCAGGGCCCCCCTCAGGCTCAGAGCTCGGCCAAGAAGGAGTCCTTTGGCAGCCAG ACCGCCAAGGGCAGGGAGCCAGCGAGCGCACCCAAGGACGGGAAGAACCTCTTCAGCGGACTGGCCACGGGGGAGTCCAGCTGGTCGCAGCACCGGCAGCGGCGTCTGCAGGATCACGGCAAGGAACGGAAGGAGCTCCTCTCCATGACTCTGCAG TGTGCAGAGAAGAAGCCTGAAGCTGGTGGCCTGGAGGCAGAGCCCTGCCCAGAGCTCCACGTGGAGGCACTGGAGACACTGACGCGGGCCCCCACAGCAGGCCCTGAGGGTGGGGGTGTCCGCCCCGAGCAGCCATTCATtgtgctggggcaggaggagtACGGAGAGCACCACTCCTCCATCATGCACTGCAG AGTGGACTGCTCGGGGAGGAGGGTCGCCAGCTTAGATGTGGACGGGGTCATCAAAGTGTGGTCCTTCAACCCCATCATGCAGACCAAGGCGTCCTCCATTTCCAAGTCACCGCTGCTCTCTTTAGAGTGGGCCACCAAGCGGGACAGGCTG CTCCTGCTGGGCAGTGGCGTGGGGACTGTGCGCCTGTATGACACAGAGGCCAAGAAGAATCTCTGTGAGATCAACATCAATGAAGATATGCCAAG AATCCTGTCTCTGGCCTGCAGCCCCAGCGGGGCCTCTTTCGTCTGTTCCGCCGCAGCTCCGAGCCTCGCTGCCCAGGTGGACTTGTCAGCGCCGGACATCAGCAGCAAGGGTGCTAACTATGTTCCTGGAAGGCTGCTGCTGTGGGACACGAAAGCCATGAAGCAGCAG CTCCAGTTCtccttggatccagagcccaTTGCCATCAACTGCACAGCCTTCAACCACAATGGGAACCTGCTGGTCACGGGGGCGGCGGATGGCGTCATCCGGCTGTTCG ATATGCAGCAGCACGAATGCGCCATGAGCTGGAAGGCCCACTGCGGGGAGGTCTGCTCTGTGGAGTTCAGCTACGACGAGAACGCGGTGTACAGCATCGGTGAGGACGGGAAG TTCATCCAGTGGAACATCCACAAGAGTGGCTTGAAGGTGTCTGAGTACAGCCTCCCTGCGGACGCCACGGGCCCCTTTGTGCTGTCCGGGTACAGCGGCTACAAGCAGGTTCAAGTCCCCCGGGGCCGACTCTTCGCCTTTGACTCGGAGGGAAACTACATGCTGACGTGTTCTGCCACAGGGGGTGTCATCTACAAG CTGTGTGgggatgagaaagttctggagagcTGTTTGAGCCTGGGTGGCCACCGTGCCCCTGTGGTCACTGTGGACTGGAGCACGGCCATGGACTGCGGGACCTGCCTCACTGCCTCCATGGACGGCAAGATCAAGCTGACCACCCTGCTGGCCCATAAACTCTGA
- the WDR91 gene encoding WD repeat-containing protein 91 isoform X2, with protein MVCSQRNASLSQSPRVGFLSSLLPQSKKSPSRLSPAQGPPQAQSSAKKESFGSQTAKGREPASAPKDGKNLFSGLATGESSWSQHRQRRLQDHGKERKELLSMTLQCAEKKPEAGGLEAEPCPELHVEALETLTRAPTAGPEGGGVRPEQPFIVLGQEEYGEHHSSIMHCRVDCSGRRVASLDVDGVIKVWSFNPIMQTKASSISKSPLLSLEWATKRDRLLLLGSGVGTVRLYDTEAKKNLCEININEDMPRILSLACSPSGASFVCSAAAPSLAAQVDLSAPDISSKGANYVPGRLLLWDTKAMKQQLQFSLDPEPIAINCTAFNHNGNLLVTGAADGVIRLFDMQQHECAMSWKAHCGEVCSVEFSYDENAVYSIGEDGKFIQWNIHKSGLKVSEYSLPADATGPFVLSGYSGYKQVQVPRGRLFAFDSEGNYMLTCSATGGVIYKLCGDEKVLESCLSLGGHRAPVVTVDWSTAMDCGTCLTASMDGKIKLTTLLAHKL; from the exons ATGGTGTGCAGCCAGAGGAACGCGTCTCTCTCCCAGTCACCGCGCGTGGGCTTCCTGTCCTCGCTGCTGCCTCAGAGTAAGAAGAGCCCCTCGAGGTTGTCGCCTGCCCAGGGCCCCCCTCAGGCTCAGAGCTCGGCCAAGAAGGAGTCCTTTGGCAGCCAG ACCGCCAAGGGCAGGGAGCCAGCGAGCGCACCCAAGGACGGGAAGAACCTCTTCAGCGGACTGGCCACGGGGGAGTCCAGCTGGTCGCAGCACCGGCAGCGGCGTCTGCAGGATCACGGCAAGGAACGGAAGGAGCTCCTCTCCATGACTCTGCAG TGTGCAGAGAAGAAGCCTGAAGCTGGTGGCCTGGAGGCAGAGCCCTGCCCAGAGCTCCACGTGGAGGCACTGGAGACACTGACGCGGGCCCCCACAGCAGGCCCTGAGGGTGGGGGTGTCCGCCCCGAGCAGCCATTCATtgtgctggggcaggaggagtACGGAGAGCACCACTCCTCCATCATGCACTGCAG AGTGGACTGCTCGGGGAGGAGGGTCGCCAGCTTAGATGTGGACGGGGTCATCAAAGTGTGGTCCTTCAACCCCATCATGCAGACCAAGGCGTCCTCCATTTCCAAGTCACCGCTGCTCTCTTTAGAGTGGGCCACCAAGCGGGACAGGCTG CTCCTGCTGGGCAGTGGCGTGGGGACTGTGCGCCTGTATGACACAGAGGCCAAGAAGAATCTCTGTGAGATCAACATCAATGAAGATATGCCAAG AATCCTGTCTCTGGCCTGCAGCCCCAGCGGGGCCTCTTTCGTCTGTTCCGCCGCAGCTCCGAGCCTCGCTGCCCAGGTGGACTTGTCAGCGCCGGACATCAGCAGCAAGGGTGCTAACTATGTTCCTGGAAGGCTGCTGCTGTGGGACACGAAAGCCATGAAGCAGCAG CTCCAGTTCtccttggatccagagcccaTTGCCATCAACTGCACAGCCTTCAACCACAATGGGAACCTGCTGGTCACGGGGGCGGCGGATGGCGTCATCCGGCTGTTCG ATATGCAGCAGCACGAATGCGCCATGAGCTGGAAGGCCCACTGCGGGGAGGTCTGCTCTGTGGAGTTCAGCTACGACGAGAACGCGGTGTACAGCATCGGTGAGGACGGGAAG TTCATCCAGTGGAACATCCACAAGAGTGGCTTGAAGGTGTCTGAGTACAGCCTCCCTGCGGACGCCACGGGCCCCTTTGTGCTGTCCGGGTACAGCGGCTACAAGCAGGTTCAAGTCCCCCGGGGCCGACTCTTCGCCTTTGACTCGGAGGGAAACTACATGCTGACGTGTTCTGCCACAGGGGGTGTCATCTACAAG CTGTGTGgggatgagaaagttctggagagcTGTTTGAGCCTGGGTGGCCACCGTGCCCCTGTGGTCACTGTGGACTGGAGCACGGCCATGGACTGCGGGACCTGCCTCACTGCCTCCATGGACGGCAAGATCAAGCTGACCACCCTGCTGGCCCATAAACTCTGA